In the genome of Taurinivorans muris, one region contains:
- a CDS encoding sigma-54 dependent transcriptional regulator, giving the protein MSLKRVLFLTPASAVTRIFPQLRSAEIEASLAENAKGASAFIESSSPQYIISRPSLPGFKVEELFEEAKNIVSYPRIIVLAEKGTPDEARYFMELGAFDYWTDPLVLEKFLALPDNKTPVQNKQSEVKTPAPKIVGSSLAMRRVLALAKQVAPSKATVLINGESGTGKEMFSKNLHAWSDRAKGPFIAINCAALPEHLLESELFGHEKGSFTGAIGRKIGKFELASGGTLLLDEISEMELGLQAKLLRALQEGEIDRVGGTETVKVDVRVIATTNRNLEDWVKEGKFRQDLYFRLNVIPLRLPALRERGGDVVELAQFFLEMYTKEYALPQTKFSQEALLWLKKYEWPGNVRELQNLMERAVLLAAGKDIVSAHFLLDADNWPLFEEDEFAEQEQGDFEITEENSEEAVSSAPSSSAVSSETSAGEFSGALMPLHEVERLMIKKGLEVTRGNRTQAAELLGISVRTLRNKLNEYKSMGIEIE; this is encoded by the coding sequence ATGAGCTTAAAACGTGTATTATTTTTGACACCAGCATCTGCTGTAACTCGAATTTTTCCACAACTGCGAAGCGCAGAAATCGAAGCTTCTTTAGCGGAAAATGCTAAAGGAGCGTCTGCTTTTATTGAATCTTCTTCTCCGCAATACATAATCAGCCGTCCGAGCCTGCCCGGATTTAAAGTCGAAGAGCTTTTTGAAGAGGCAAAAAATATTGTTTCCTATCCCCGCATCATTGTTTTGGCTGAAAAAGGCACGCCCGACGAAGCCCGTTATTTCATGGAACTGGGGGCTTTCGACTATTGGACGGATCCGCTTGTTCTTGAAAAATTTTTAGCTTTGCCTGACAATAAAACCCCGGTTCAAAACAAGCAGAGTGAAGTAAAAACGCCCGCTCCGAAAATCGTGGGCAGCAGCCTTGCCATGCGGAGGGTTTTGGCCCTTGCGAAGCAGGTCGCGCCGTCGAAAGCGACTGTTTTGATCAATGGGGAATCCGGAACCGGTAAGGAAATGTTCTCCAAAAATCTGCATGCATGGAGCGACAGGGCGAAGGGACCTTTCATTGCCATAAACTGCGCCGCGCTTCCTGAACATTTGCTTGAAAGCGAACTTTTCGGGCATGAAAAAGGAAGCTTCACAGGAGCGATAGGACGAAAAATCGGCAAATTCGAGCTTGCGAGCGGCGGCACTCTTCTGCTTGACGAAATTTCCGAAATGGAACTGGGGCTGCAGGCGAAACTTTTGCGTGCTTTGCAGGAAGGGGAAATCGACAGAGTCGGCGGAACGGAAACGGTTAAAGTTGATGTGCGCGTTATCGCAACGACCAACAGAAATTTGGAGGATTGGGTTAAAGAGGGAAAATTCCGTCAGGACCTGTATTTTCGTTTAAATGTCATTCCTTTGCGTTTGCCCGCCCTTCGGGAACGCGGCGGCGATGTTGTTGAACTTGCCCAATTCTTTCTTGAAATGTACACAAAAGAGTATGCGCTGCCCCAAACGAAATTTTCACAGGAAGCGCTGCTTTGGCTGAAAAAATATGAATGGCCCGGAAATGTCCGTGAATTGCAAAACCTCATGGAAAGGGCTGTCCTTCTTGCCGCGGGAAAAGACATTGTTTCCGCCCATTTTCTGCTTGATGCCGATAATTGGCCTTTGTTCGAAGAGGATGAATTTGCGGAGCAGGAACAGGGGGATTTTGAAATAACGGAAGAAAATTCGGAAGAGGCTGTTTCTTCCGCTCCGAGCTCTTCAGCAGTTTCTTCGGAGACAAGTGCAGGTGAATTTTCCGGAGCCCTTATGCCGCTGCACGAAGTGGAACGGCTGATGATTAAAAAAGGCTTGGAAGTGACACGCGGAAACAGAACGCAGGCTGCCGAATTGCTGGGAATTTCCGTCAGAACATTGCGTAATAAGCTCAATGAATATAAAAGTATGGGCATTGAAATAGAATAA
- a CDS encoding cysteine hydrolase family protein: MKKYALIIVDMQNDFVLTEKTAVKGAKATVPAIKNAMRICHEKHIPVFHVIRAYDTNGDNAEIFRKSLFQKGQGFCIAGTDGAKIVQELAPYAEDAVVVKPRFSAFFGTNLLQLLREKNITHLLVAGTQYPNCIRATAVDALCHDFHTTVLTDCCSAQTDEIAKTNCRDLQNMGIMCLDFSKCVLD, from the coding sequence AAATGATTTTGTTTTGACGGAAAAAACAGCGGTGAAAGGAGCAAAAGCCACAGTTCCCGCCATAAAAAACGCCATGCGGATTTGTCATGAAAAACATATTCCCGTTTTCCATGTTATCCGCGCTTATGATACCAATGGGGATAATGCGGAAATTTTTCGCAAAAGCCTTTTTCAAAAAGGGCAAGGTTTTTGTATCGCAGGAACGGACGGTGCGAAAATCGTGCAGGAACTGGCTCCTTATGCGGAGGACGCGGTTGTCGTAAAACCCCGTTTCAGTGCGTTTTTCGGAACAAATTTGCTGCAGCTACTGAGGGAAAAAAACATCACCCATTTGCTTGTCGCAGGAACGCAGTATCCGAATTGTATCCGTGCAACCGCGGTTGACGCCCTTTGCCATGATTTTCATACGACAGTGCTTACGGATTGCTGTTCCGCCCAGACAGATGAAATTGCAAAAACGAATTGCCGCGATTTGCAAAATATGGGGATCATGTGTCTTGATTTTTCAAAATGCGTTTTAGACTGA